The following proteins are co-located in the Silene latifolia isolate original U9 population chromosome 1, ASM4854445v1, whole genome shotgun sequence genome:
- the LOC141647860 gene encoding uncharacterized protein LOC141647860 has product MEVYIDDMVVKSKKAKDHMQHLAKTFNNLREYKMKLNPSKYTFGVSSGKFLGYIITQRGIEASTEQIKAVLQLESPEKPKDVQRLAGKVAALSSTPPLLSKREQGEPLFLYLAITKVAVSAVLVREQDKEKKSVYYVSKSLLPAETRYDPITAIKSQALANFVSDFSPAIQNLADEEILTLKGNKEGDLIAQVVRCEFKATNNEIEYEALILGMQLALELGVRNLQVFSDSLLIVNHVNDEYVARDSKMIAYLKVAKELKQKFRNYKLKQVPRDQNVEADALATLGATFKPTELTNILIAHVLEPSIQKLEEADKGEQEDQQDGAAVLSNTADQSAGQAEDWDWRTPYLQWLRHGKLPDDKKEVRGFKMKASRFTLIDNVLFRKSLAGPYLRCLDKQEAHTVLHALHSGEYGNHAGGRSFFENITLHSDIYGTLKVLLAGLSTVNTG; this is encoded by the exons atggaggtgtatattgacgATATGGTGGTAAAATCAAAGAAGGCAAAGGATCACATGCAGCATCTGGCAAAAACATTCAACAATCTCAGAGAATATAAAATGAAGTTGAACCCTTCCAAATACACCTTTGGAGTCTCATCCGgaaaattcttaggctatatcataactcaaagaggaatagaggcTAGCACAGAGCAGATCAAGGCAGTATTGCAGCTAGAGTCGCCAGAGAAGCCAAAAGATGTGCAAAGGCTAGCAGGCAAAGTGGCAGCTTTGAGCAG CACCCCACCGTTACTATCGAAGCGAGAACAGGGAGAACCATTGTTTCTCTACCTAGCTATCACAAAAGTAGCAGTAAGCGCGGTCCTAGTCAGAGAGCAGGACAAGGAGAAAAAGTCAGTTTACTATGTAAGCAAGTCTCttctgccggcagagaccag GTATGATCCAATAACGGCGATAAAATCGCAGGCACTGGCAAATTTCGTGTCAGATTTCAGCCCAGCTATCCAAAATCTGGCGGACGAGGAAATTCTAACCCTCAAAGGGAACAAGGAG GGAGACTTGATAGCACAAGTAGTGCGGTGTGAATTTAAGGCGACTAACAATGAAATAGAGTATGAAGCCTTAAtactaggaatgcagctagctctggagttaggagTCAGAAACCTGCAGGTATTCAGCGACTCCTTACTGATAGTTAATCACGTGAATGATGAATATGTAGCCAGGGATTCAAAAATGATAGCCTACCTAAAAGTGGCAAAGGAGCTTAAACAAAAATTCAGAAACTACAAGCTCAAGCAGGTCCCTAGAGACCAGAATGTGgaggctgatgccctagcaacCCTAGGGGCAACCTTCAAACCAACAGAGCTGACTAACATCCTCATCGCACATGTCTTGGAACCCTCAATCCAAAAATTAGAAGAAGCAGATAAAGGAGAACAAGAAGATCAGCAGGATGGGGCGGCGGTTTTATCAAACACAGCTGACCAGTCAGCTGGCCAGGCAGAAGACTGGGACTGGCGAACGCCATACCTACAATGGTTAAGACACGGAAAGCTGCCAGATGACAAAAAGGAGGTAAGGGGTTTCaaaatgaaagcctccagatTTACACTAATTGACAATGTGCTTTTTAGAAAGTCACTAGCAGGACCCTACTTGCGATGCCTGGATAAACAAGAAGCACATACCGTATTGCATGCCCTCCATAGTGGTGAATATGGAAACCacgcagggggcagga gctTCTTTGAAAACATCACTCTGCACTCTGACATCTATGGTACATTGAAAGTGttgctagcaggactgtcaactgtaAACActgggtga